One genomic window of Melanotaenia boesemani isolate fMelBoe1 chromosome 20, fMelBoe1.pri, whole genome shotgun sequence includes the following:
- the LOC121630877 gene encoding insulinoma-associated protein 2 — translation MFDSVRKSVYKRERERNTVVALIQPASAPPSVCLRTHFKAALQSGVETRVALSAWWCHAPRTIVVTMPRGFLVKRKRRGSASYRSRTNSIKPETFDSENSEAVSPVLSVFPFQNADEEMSVSREDPAGVREAWSPHVESALEAEAERSAQLPETEEQVSEVDVLSLDGDLSCYYPPQHDPALTESCSPVKPVGTRLPEQHEDREKPPSFTGRCRTSSPVPALPFLVSPTPTSVSASIERLLNSSRRHAQSYGHHDKYDPNMAHVHLFPPLTLMTQEQHQAARKRSFIEPDHHKKQSGGTPSKKPKVNRKLNFEDDVTTSPVLGLRIKKESPELRRTREKPAAPAGVQPLGEFICQLCKEEYPDPFSLAQHKCSRIVRVEYRCPECDKVFSCPANLASHRRWHKPRPVNNQGGEAPTNRSQLKEARALIQHERQQVEMEGKENELLRTNANQHHGTLDSSRIRREPSLLLLHPRSRDSPDSNSLARPHYDQSAHYRSPVESCGDLQQHVRAADSPPSSLLLLTGNPDERAELQQQQPPSLTRPPLPFIQSLPEEEVYECRYCGKKFRRQAYLKKHLAAHEISTRASPPPSSYSQARETSGSQSQVFLCHLCGARFPSVEIRDKHRLWHAMRDELLVETLGGGRRADVFHAHREEGSVVDCEQQQIFTCKYCPSTFFSSPGLTRHINKSHPTENRQVMLMQMTVRP, via the coding sequence atgtttgaTTCTGTACGAAAGTCAGTgtataagagagagagagagaggaacacTGTTGTGGCTCTCATTCAACCTGCGAGCGCCcctccttctgtctgtctccGCACGCACTTCAAAGCTGCACTTCAAAGTGGTGTCGAGACTAGAGTTGCTCTTTCCGCCTGGTGGTGCCACGCGCCTCGCACCATCGTCGTCACAATGCCTCGAGGATTCTTGGTGAAGAGGAAGCGTCGGGGTTCGGCGTCATATCGGTCACGAACAAACAGCATCAAGCCCGAAACATTTGACTCTGAAAACTCTGAAGCCGTGAGCCCAGTGTTAAgtgtttttccatttcagaATGCAGATGAAGAAATGTCTGTTTCCCGCGAGGACCCTGCCGGTGTCAGGGAGGCGTGGAGCCCGCACGTGGAGTCCGCGTTGGAAGCAGAAGCTGAAAGGAGCGCGCAGTTACCGGAGACCGAAGAGCAGGTGAGCGAAGTGGACGTTTTGAGTCTGGATGGCGATTTGTCCTGCTACTACCCTCCTCAGCACGACCCTGCCTTAACAGAGTCCTGCAGTCCGGTTAAACCGGTAGGCACAAGACTTCCAGAGCAGCACGAGGACCGAGAAAAACCGCCGTCGTTCACCGGCAGGTGTCGGACATCGTCCCCGGTACCGGCCCTGCCGTTCCTGGTGAGTCCGACGCCGACCTCAGTGTCCGCTTCCATCGAGAGGCTCCTCAACAGCAGCCGCCGCCACGCGCAGTCCTACGGTCACCATGACAAGTATGACCCCAACATGGCTCACGTGCACCTGTTCCCACCTCTGACACTGATGACCCAGGAACAGCATCAGGCAGCGAGAAAACGCTCTTTCATTGAACCGGATCACCACAAGAAGCAGTCGGGGGGAACCCCGTCCAAGAAACCCAAAGTAAACCGGAAACTGAACTTCGAGGATGACGTCACCACCTCACCGGTTCTGGGTTTGCGGATCAAGAAGGAGAGCCCCGAGCTGAGGAGGACGCGGGAGAAGCCGGCTGCACCCGCCGGGGTTCAGCCGCTGGGAGAGTTCATCTGCCAGCTTTGTAAAGAGGAGTATCCAGACCCCTTCTCTCTCGCGCAACACAAGTGCTCCCGCATAGTGCGCGTGGAGTACCGCTGCCCGGAGTGCGACAAAGTCTTCAGCTGTCCCGCCAACTTGGCCTCTCACCGACGCTGGCACAAACCGCGTCCGGTAAATAACCAGGGAGGAGAGGCTCCCACAAACCGGAGCCAGTTAAAAGAGGCGCGAGCGCTCATTCAGCACGagaggcagcaggtggagatggagggCAAAGAGAACGAGCTGCTGCGCACGAACGCTAATCAGCACCACGGAACGCTGGACAGCTCCCGCATCAGGCGCGAGCCATCGCTGCTGCTTCTTCACCCTCGGTCTCGGGACAGCCCCGACAGCAACAGCCTCGCGCGTCCTCACTATGACCAATCAGCTCATTACCGGAGCCCGGTTGAAAGCTGCGGGGACCTGCAGCAGCATGTGAGAGCTGCGGACAGCCCTCCATCCAGCCTCCTCCTTCTAACCGGTAACCCCGACGAGCGCGCAGAGCTTCAGCAACAGCAGCCGCCATCACTCACGCGCCCCCCTTTACCGTTCATCCAGTCGTTACCGGAGGAGGAAGTGTATGAATGTCGGTACTGCGGGAAAAAGTTCCGCCGACAGGCTTACTTGAAAAAACACCTAGCTGCACACGAAATAAGCACGCGGGCCTCTCCGCCCCCGTCATCTTACAGCCAAGCACGTGAGACCAGCGGCAGCCAGAGTCAGGTGTTCTTGTGCCACCTGTGCGGCGCGCGCTTCCCGTCGGTTGAAATTAGGGACAAGCATCGTCTGTGGCACGCGATGAGAGACGAGCTGTTGGTGGAGACTCTGGGAGGAGGACGCAGAGCGGACGTTTTCCACGCGCACAGAGAAGAAGGAAGCGTCGTAGACTGCGAGCAGCAACAGATCTTCACGTGCAAGTACTGTCCCTCCACATTCTTCAGCTCTCCGGGCCTCACAAGACACATCAACAAGTCTCATCCCACCGAGAACCGGCAGGTGATGCTGATGCAGATGACTGTGCGACCATAA